The nucleotide sequence GACTGAGGCAATTCTAACTTTACTTGAAATTGAGTTAGAATTAGAACGTGATGAAGTTGTTTCTTTACTTTATCGCTTAGAAAATGAATACAAGGGGAAAACTACCCATAACGTTATGGGTAGTGAAAAGGAAGAGCAAATTCAATCTCTTTTTCAGGGATTAGGGCAAAATTGTTTATCTTTTATTTCTAATCGTCTTCCTTTGCTTAATCTACCAGAGGACATTTTAGATGCTATAAAACAAGGTTCAATAGCTTATACTAAAGCTAAAGCTATTGCTAAGGTTAAGGGTGAATCACTACGCAAAGAACTTTTAAATGAAGCGATTTCCTCTAACTTATCCTTAACTCAGATTAAGGAACGTATCAAAGCATTACAATCGTCTGAGCCAAAAAACACACCTCAAAAAACAATAGACTTGACAGTTAAGCGCATAAAATCGGCAAAGTTGTGGGAAACAGCTCCCCATAAATGGGAGCGAGTTCAGTCTTTA is from Gloeocapsa sp. DLM2.Bin57 and encodes:
- a CDS encoding ParB/RepB/Spo0J family partition protein → MQNFLAELPVEPESSLNLDSIVVPETQARRYFDPDKLKQLIDSVRQYGILEPLLVRPIPGKPDKYELVAGERRYRAAKALNLPAIPVVIRELSDENALALSLVENLAREDLNPVEETEAILTLLEIELELERDEVVSLLYRLENEYKGKTTHNVMGSEKEEQIQSLFQGLGQNCLSFISNRLPLLNLPEDILDAIKQGSIAYTKAKAIAKVKGESLRKELLNEAISSNLSLTQIKERIKALQSSEPKNTPQKTIDLTVKRIKSAKLWETAPHKWERVQSLLRDIEELLSEET